The Caldilineales bacterium DNA segment GCGACGACCCTGATCTACCACGAAAAGGTGGCCGAGCGGGTGATGAAGATGCTCCCGCATTTGCAGACCGTCAAGCATCTGATCTGCGTCAGCGCCGACCCGGCGGCGACGCCGCCCGGACACCACCACCTGCAATCGCTGATCGCCGGCAGTCCACCCCAACCGCCGCCGGCCGAGGTCACGCCGCAGGACTTGTGCGGCATCTACTACACCGGCGGCACCACCGGCCGCCCCAAAGGCGTCATGCTCTCGCATCGCGCCTGGGTCAACGCCGTGCTGCTGGAGATGCTGGAGCTGGGGCTGGGCCGCGAGGAAGTCTTCGCCTACATGACCCCCCTCACCCATGCCGGCGGCGTCCTGCTGCTGCCCGTGCTGCTGCGCAGGGGCGTCTGTTTGATTCTCGACGGCTACGATCCGCGCTCGTTCCTGGAACAAACGCAAAGGGAGAAGGTGACGGCATCGCTCTTTGTGCCCACCATGCTCTACATGCTGCTCGACTACCCCGACCTGGCGGACTATGACGCCAGCAGCCTGCGCACCATCCTTTACGGCGCGGCGCCCATCGCCCCGGAGCGGCTCAAACAGGCGATCACCCACTTTGGCCCCATCTTCTCGCAGTTCTACGGCCAGACCGAAGCCCCCATGATTCTGGCCGCCCTGCCCAAAGAGGAACACATCGTCGCCGACCCGGAGCGCGAGCAGCAAATCCTCAGCTCCTGCGGCCGGCCGACGCTGACGACGCAGATCAGGCTGGTTGATGCGCAGGGCAACCCGGCGCCGGTGGGCGAAGTGGGCGAAATCGTGGCCCGCTGCACCTTTACGATGGACGGCTATTACAAGGACCCCGAAAAAACGGCGGCCACCGTCCAGGATGGCTGGCTGTTTACCGGCGACCTGGCCCGGCAGGACGAGGAAGGCTTCCTGTACATCGTGGATCGGGCCAAAGACATGATCATCAGCGGCGGTTTCAACGTCTACCCGCGCGAGGTCGAGGATGTGCTGTTCGAGCATCCGGCGGTCAAGCAGGCCGCGGTGATCGGCATCCCGCACGAAAAATGGGGCGAGGCCGTGCTGGCGATCGTCGTGCTGCACGCCGGGCAAACCGCCGCCGCCGCCGAACTGATCGAGTTCGTGCGCGAACGCAAGGGCAGCCTGGTTGCGCCCAAAGAGATCGAGTTCTGGGACAGCATCCCCCTCACCAATTTGGGCAAGGTGGACAAGAAAAAGATCCGCCAACCCTACTGGCAGCAGCAGGCGCGGCAAGTTTGATCGCGAACGTGTTTTCGTCAACGTAGCATTCCGCCACAAGAAAGGAGGCAGAAAGATGATTCTCAGTTCAGCAGCAGAAATCGAGTCGTACACGGAAAAAGGATGGTGGGGAACGGAGACAATTCTCGACCTGTTCCACAGGGATGTCGCCGCCACCCCGCAGGCCACCGCCGTGGTTGACCCACAGAACCGCCCGACGTTCACCACCGGAACCCCCATTCGGTACACCTACAGCGAACTCCAAGACGCCGCCCAACGCATGGCGGCCGGCCTGCTCGAGGCTGGCATCCAGAAAGACGACATTGTGATGGTGCAGTTGCCCAATATCGTCGAGTTGGTCGTCACCTACCTGGCCGCCGCCTACGTCGGGGCCATCGTCAGCCCCGTCCCCACCCAATACCGCACCTACGATCTGAAGCGGGTGATGCAGCTGACCGAGCCAAAGCTGTTCGTCACCGCCGGCCAGTTCGGCGGCTTCAACCATGTCGAGATGGTGCAGGGTTTGCAGGCCGAGTTTCCGAGCCTGCAGACCATTTTTGCCGTCGGCGACGCGCTGCCGGACGGGGTCGTCTCCTTGACCAGCCTCTTGAACACGCCGCTTGCCGGCGAACTGCCGCGGGCCGCCGTCTCCGCCAACGACATCTTCACCATCTGCTGGACCTCCGGCACCGAAGCCGACCCCAAGGGTGTGCCGCGCAGCCACAACCATTGGATCTGGATCGCCTACGCCTCGGTGGACGGCTGCGAATTCGAGCAGGGGCATCACCTGCTCAACCCCTTCCCCATGATCAACATGGCCGGGATCGGCGGCA contains these protein-coding regions:
- a CDS encoding long-chain-fatty-acid--CoA ligase, which translates into the protein MDHITVGELYDRCVACYGDHTAIRYHGRAITYRSMGENAYRLANALGELGLQKGDRVAFLMANCPEYIFAEYALARIGAIRVPLAVLLGPDDHIYMMNHAEATTLIYHEKVAERVMKMLPHLQTVKHLICVSADPAATPPGHHHLQSLIAGSPPQPPPAEVTPQDLCGIYYTGGTTGRPKGVMLSHRAWVNAVLLEMLELGLGREEVFAYMTPLTHAGGVLLLPVLLRRGVCLILDGYDPRSFLEQTQREKVTASLFVPTMLYMLLDYPDLADYDASSLRTILYGAAPIAPERLKQAITHFGPIFSQFYGQTEAPMILAALPKEEHIVADPEREQQILSSCGRPTLTTQIRLVDAQGNPAPVGEVGEIVARCTFTMDGYYKDPEKTAATVQDGWLFTGDLARQDEEGFLYIVDRAKDMIISGGFNVYPREVEDVLFEHPAVKQAAVIGIPHEKWGEAVLAIVVLHAGQTAAAAELIEFVRERKGSLVAPKEIEFWDSIPLTNLGKVDKKKIRQPYWQQQARQV